In the genome of Segatella copri, one region contains:
- a CDS encoding polysaccharide biosynthesis/export family protein, producing the protein MKKFIYSALVALTMVLMLGSCGSTKNVAYFQNADSISLAASKMLYEAKIMPKDELTITVITTDPKAAMPFNLAVSNTIGTSGQLSSSQGSLQGYLVDNNGNIEFPVVGTLHVGGLTKKQAEDLVKSKIDPYLSVSEKPIVTVRMASYHVSVIGEVTKPGIISVPQEKMSVLEALAQAGDLTIYGKRDNVLLIRQDAEGEKHTYRLNLNDANIINSPFYYLQQNDIIYVEPNKVKAQNSAIGSSTTLWFSAVGTLISIASLIVNILR; encoded by the coding sequence ATGAAAAAATTCATCTATTCAGCGCTTGTCGCTTTAACAATGGTCTTGATGCTCGGCAGTTGCGGTAGCACCAAGAACGTAGCTTATTTTCAAAACGCAGATTCTATCAGTTTGGCGGCTTCTAAGATGCTTTACGAGGCTAAGATCATGCCAAAGGACGAGTTGACTATCACCGTCATTACTACAGACCCTAAGGCTGCCATGCCTTTCAACCTGGCTGTGTCTAATACCATCGGTACCAGTGGACAGCTGAGTTCTTCGCAGGGTTCCCTGCAGGGCTATCTGGTTGACAACAACGGTAACATTGAATTCCCGGTAGTAGGCACCTTGCATGTAGGTGGTTTGACCAAGAAGCAGGCTGAGGATTTGGTGAAGAGTAAGATTGATCCATATTTGTCAGTTTCAGAAAAGCCAATCGTCACCGTGCGCATGGCAAGTTACCATGTTTCAGTAATCGGTGAAGTTACCAAGCCAGGTATCATCTCGGTTCCTCAGGAGAAGATGAGTGTACTTGAGGCTCTGGCTCAGGCTGGCGACCTTACCATCTATGGTAAGCGTGACAACGTGCTGCTCATCCGCCAGGATGCGGAAGGAGAGAAGCATACATACCGTTTGAACCTGAATGATGCAAACATCATTAACTCTCCATTCTACTATCTCCAGCAGAACGATATCATCTATGTGGAGCCTAACAAGGTGAAGGCACAGAACTCTGCCATCGGCTCTTCTACCACATTGTGGTTCTCTGCTGTGGGTACATTGATTTCTATCGCATCATTGATTGTCAACATCTTGCGATAA
- a CDS encoding AAA family ATPase — translation MLQKIIGRKEEQKTLQDCYESNKPEFVAVYGRRRIGKTFLVKQFFKEKFDFYFTGAYQATKKDQLFNFKMTLESYSGVKRKTPQSWLEAFFQLKDYLASLGDRRKVVFIDELPWFDTPRSNFISAIELFWNQWASDQNLMLVVCGSATSWMVNKLLGDKGGLHNRVTRSIYLAPFSLGETEEFLQNNHIVFNRHQTVECYMMLGGTPYYLNMLKPHLSLAQNINKLFFEENGELRREFDFLFRSLFKDSRNYRKVVEILSQKAKGLTRQDIIRECKIPDNGGLSEVLDDLCNCDFIRRYYPINKKQRDAVYQLTDLFSLFHLRYIKNSTGMDETFWTDTIDSPSHRAWCGYAFEQVCLHHIRQIKRALGIEGVQSSICSWSAPASVDSEGKKREGAQIDLVIDRRDQTINLCEMKFSMKPFEITPSYLEHIIYRRELFRETTGTSKALHLTFVTTYGVARNAQYGMIQSEITMDDLFKQ, via the coding sequence ATGCTACAAAAAATAATAGGACGCAAGGAAGAACAGAAAACGCTGCAGGATTGCTATGAATCCAACAAACCGGAATTCGTAGCAGTCTATGGAAGACGACGCATCGGCAAGACTTTCCTAGTGAAACAATTCTTCAAAGAAAAGTTTGACTTCTATTTTACAGGAGCTTATCAGGCTACCAAGAAAGATCAGCTCTTTAACTTCAAGATGACCCTGGAGTCATACTCAGGCGTCAAGCGAAAGACCCCTCAGTCATGGCTGGAAGCATTCTTCCAGCTAAAAGACTATCTGGCTTCTCTCGGTGACAGACGAAAAGTGGTCTTCATCGATGAGCTTCCTTGGTTCGACACCCCACGCTCCAACTTCATCAGTGCTATCGAACTCTTCTGGAACCAATGGGCTTCAGACCAGAACCTCATGCTCGTGGTATGCGGTTCAGCCACCTCATGGATGGTCAACAAACTGCTGGGAGACAAGGGAGGACTGCACAACCGGGTAACCCGCAGCATCTATCTTGCACCTTTCTCATTAGGTGAAACTGAGGAATTTCTGCAGAACAATCATATCGTATTCAACCGCCATCAGACTGTAGAATGCTATATGATGCTAGGTGGCACGCCTTACTATCTAAACATGCTCAAACCCCATTTAAGCCTGGCACAAAACATCAACAAGCTGTTTTTCGAGGAGAACGGCGAACTGAGAAGAGAGTTCGACTTCCTATTCCGTTCGCTTTTCAAGGATAGCAGAAACTATCGTAAAGTAGTGGAGATACTTTCTCAAAAGGCAAAGGGCTTGACCCGACAGGACATCATCCGCGAATGCAAAATTCCTGACAATGGCGGACTATCAGAGGTATTGGATGATCTCTGCAACTGCGATTTCATCCGCCGCTACTACCCCATCAACAAGAAGCAGCGAGATGCAGTATATCAGCTCACCGACCTCTTCTCCCTGTTCCACCTGCGCTACATCAAGAACTCCACTGGCATGGACGAAACTTTCTGGACCGACACCATTGATTCGCCAAGTCATCGTGCCTGGTGCGGCTATGCTTTCGAGCAGGTATGCCTGCATCATATCAGGCAAATCAAGCGTGCCCTAGGCATTGAGGGGGTTCAGTCATCCATCTGCTCATGGTCGGCACCTGCCAGCGTGGATTCTGAGGGAAAGAAGCGAGAAGGCGCCCAGATAGATTTGGTAATCGACCGACGAGACCAGACCATCAACCTATGCGAAATGAAGTTTTCGATGAAGCCCTTCGAGATTACTCCTTCCTATCTGGAACACATCATCTATCGCCGTGAGTTGTTCAGAGAAACCACTGGTACCAGCAAGGCTCTGCACCTCACCTTCGTTACGACTTACGGAGTGGCAAGAAATGCCCAATACGGCATGATACAGAGCGAGATTACAATGGATGATTTGTTTAAGCAATAA
- a CDS encoding ATP-binding protein: MASKRYPLGIQTFSEIVKGNYFYADKTAIVYQLAHYAKFHFLSRPRRFGKSLFVSTLKAYFEGKKELFKGLAIEQMEKEWTAYPVIHLDLSCGKYYSLENAKIILNNILKVEEQKYGIEVPESEREGFGARFRDILLAATAQTGKQVVVLIDEYDAPMHDSVSDEDLQKTIRNIMRDFFSPLKQQEGNIRFVFITGISKFSQLSIFSELNNLKILTLKDEYSSCCGITKSELTQYFREGIEEMAEHNGLTYEETLEQLKQHYDGYHFSINSEDIFNPYSIINALDDKEFNSYWFTSGTPTFLVELLQRKNLDMLNLDDLWIQASRFDTPTERLTDPIPVLFQSGYLTIKGYERRGKLYHLCFPNLEVRQGFSDSLVRYYTAQDMNRYDAIVYAYAKNVLVNDDMGAFMPHLKAFYDKFPYTIINNNERHYQAVIFTIFTMLGEDVKVEHTTSDGRIDLVLKTDKSIFIFELKYKKSADIAMAQISHKDYAKAFADDGRKVVKVGINFSENQRSIEDWVIE; the protein is encoded by the coding sequence ATGGCTTCAAAGAGATATCCTTTGGGAATACAAACGTTCTCCGAAATCGTGAAGGGGAATTACTTCTATGCTGACAAGACGGCTATCGTTTATCAGTTGGCTCATTATGCCAAGTTTCATTTTCTGAGTCGCCCACGTCGATTCGGAAAATCCTTGTTTGTATCTACTCTCAAGGCTTACTTTGAAGGTAAGAAAGAGCTGTTCAAGGGACTTGCTATCGAACAGATGGAGAAGGAGTGGACGGCATATCCTGTCATCCATTTGGATTTGAGCTGCGGTAAGTATTATAGTTTGGAGAACGCTAAAATCATATTAAATAATATTCTTAAAGTTGAAGAGCAGAAATATGGAATAGAAGTTCCTGAATCTGAGCGTGAAGGCTTTGGGGCTCGCTTTAGGGATATTTTGCTGGCTGCCACGGCTCAAACCGGTAAACAGGTTGTCGTTCTCATCGATGAGTATGATGCCCCGATGCATGATTCTGTAAGTGACGAAGACTTGCAGAAAACCATCCGCAACATCATGCGGGATTTCTTCAGCCCCTTGAAGCAGCAAGAGGGAAACATTCGCTTTGTATTCATCACAGGCATCTCTAAGTTTAGTCAGCTCAGCATCTTTAGCGAGTTGAACAATCTCAAGATTCTCACGTTGAAGGATGAATACAGTAGCTGTTGTGGTATCACCAAGAGTGAATTGACTCAGTATTTCCGTGAGGGTATCGAGGAGATGGCTGAGCATAATGGGCTTACTTATGAGGAGACCTTAGAGCAACTCAAGCAGCATTATGATGGCTACCATTTCAGTATTAATAGCGAGGATATCTTCAATCCTTACAGCATCATCAATGCATTGGATGATAAGGAGTTTAATAGCTATTGGTTTACATCTGGTACGCCTACGTTCCTGGTAGAGTTGTTGCAGCGGAAAAATTTGGACATGCTCAATCTGGATGATTTGTGGATACAGGCATCACGTTTTGATACACCTACGGAAAGACTCACTGATCCTATTCCGGTTCTTTTCCAAAGTGGCTACCTTACCATTAAAGGATATGAGCGAAGAGGAAAATTGTATCATCTCTGTTTCCCAAATCTAGAAGTAAGACAAGGCTTTTCTGATAGTCTCGTCAGGTATTATACTGCACAAGACATGAACAGATATGATGCCATTGTGTATGCTTATGCCAAGAATGTGCTCGTCAATGACGACATGGGAGCCTTTATGCCTCACTTGAAGGCATTCTATGATAAGTTCCCATATACGATTATCAACAATAATGAGCGTCACTATCAAGCCGTGATATTCACCATCTTCACCATGCTTGGCGAAGATGTGAAGGTGGAGCATACCACTTCTGATGGAAGAATAGACCTTGTGCTCAAGACGGATAAGAGTATCTTTATCTTTGAGTTAAAATATAAGAAGTCTGCCGACATCGCCATGGCACAAATCAGCCACAAGGACTATGCCAAGGCTTTTGCCGATGATGGGCGGAAGGTTGTGAAAGTAGGTATTAACTTCTCTGAAAACCAGCGAAGTATAGAGGATTGGGTGATAGAATAA
- a CDS encoding Rne/Rng family ribonuclease, with translation MTSEVVIDVQQKDISIALMEDKQLVEYQNEPREASFSVGNIYIAKVKKLMPGLNACFVDVGYERDAFLHYLDLGSHFNSYQKYLKQVQSDRKKLFPFSKASKMPELEKDGSIQNVLKVGQEVLVQIVKEPISTKGPRLTGEISFAGRYLVLMPFGDKVSVSSKIKSGEERSRLKQLIHSIKPKNCGVIVRTVAEGKRVAELDAELKILVKRWEDAIAKVQKTQQRPQIAFEETGRAVALLRDLFNPSYENIFVNDEGVMNEVKDYVSLIAPEKAGIVKLYTGKVPIFDNFSITKQIKAGFGRVVNYKHGAYLIIEHTEALHVVDVNSGNRTREKGQEANALDVNLGAADELARQLRLRDMGGIIVVDFIDMNLAEDRQLLYERMCKNMQKDRAKHNILPLSKFGLMQITRQRVRPAMDVNVEETCPTCFGTGKIKSSILFTDQLERKIDRLVNKIGVKKFTLYVNPYVAAFINKGFVSLKRRWQFKYGFGFNVIPSQKLAFLQYEFYDKDNQYLDMQEEQETK, from the coding sequence ATGACAAGCGAAGTTGTAATTGACGTCCAGCAGAAGGACATCTCTATCGCACTCATGGAGGACAAGCAGCTGGTGGAATACCAGAACGAACCCCGTGAGGCATCGTTCTCTGTGGGCAACATCTACATTGCAAAGGTTAAGAAACTGATGCCAGGACTTAACGCTTGCTTCGTGGATGTGGGTTATGAACGCGACGCCTTTCTTCATTATCTTGATCTAGGAAGTCATTTCAATTCCTACCAGAAGTATCTAAAACAAGTACAGAGCGACAGAAAGAAACTTTTCCCATTCTCTAAAGCCAGCAAAATGCCTGAATTGGAAAAGGACGGCAGCATTCAGAATGTCCTGAAAGTGGGACAGGAAGTGCTGGTGCAAATCGTTAAAGAACCAATCTCTACCAAGGGTCCTCGACTTACGGGCGAAATCTCTTTCGCAGGTCGATACCTGGTACTCATGCCATTCGGTGACAAAGTTTCTGTCTCGTCGAAAATCAAAAGCGGTGAAGAACGCTCCCGACTCAAGCAACTCATTCACAGCATCAAGCCAAAGAATTGCGGTGTCATTGTCCGCACTGTGGCTGAGGGTAAGCGTGTCGCAGAGCTCGATGCTGAGCTGAAAATCCTGGTGAAGCGATGGGAGGATGCTATCGCCAAGGTGCAGAAGACCCAGCAGCGCCCGCAAATCGCCTTCGAGGAGACCGGAAGAGCCGTCGCTCTCTTGCGTGACTTGTTTAACCCATCTTACGAGAACATCTTCGTCAACGACGAAGGTGTGATGAACGAGGTGAAGGACTATGTTTCTCTAATAGCCCCTGAAAAGGCGGGCATAGTCAAGCTCTACACCGGAAAGGTGCCTATCTTCGACAACTTCAGCATCACCAAGCAGATTAAGGCTGGTTTTGGAAGAGTTGTCAACTACAAGCACGGTGCGTATCTCATCATTGAGCATACCGAAGCCCTGCATGTGGTGGATGTGAACAGCGGCAACCGCACTCGTGAGAAAGGTCAGGAAGCGAATGCTCTCGACGTGAACCTCGGCGCTGCCGATGAATTGGCCCGACAGTTGCGACTCCGTGATATGGGAGGCATCATCGTGGTGGATTTCATCGACATGAATCTTGCCGAAGACCGACAGCTGCTCTATGAGCGCATGTGCAAGAACATGCAGAAGGACCGTGCCAAGCACAACATCCTGCCATTGAGCAAGTTCGGACTGATGCAGATTACCCGCCAGCGTGTGCGCCCAGCGATGGACGTGAACGTAGAGGAGACCTGCCCTACCTGCTTCGGCACGGGCAAAATCAAGTCGAGCATCCTCTTCACCGACCAGTTGGAAAGAAAGATCGACCGCCTAGTCAACAAGATTGGCGTCAAGAAGTTCACTTTGTATGTGAATCCTTACGTGGCTGCCTTCATCAACAAGGGCTTCGTTTCCCTGAAGCGCAGATGGCAGTTTAAATACGGATTCGGCTTCAATGTAATTCCTTCGCAGAAGCTGGCGTTCCTCCAGTATGAATTCTACGACAAGGACAACCAGTATCTGGATATGCAGGAAGAGCAGGAGACAAAGTAA
- a CDS encoding LemA family protein → MKKTGWIILGVIVVLVLWVFSGYNGMVSEQEAATTELSNMQAQYQRRADMMPQLAKIVKAYAKHEKETFEEVTKARASVGQVKLDVNNLTEASMKQYAAAQGELANAFSKLMLVAERYPELKASENFKALQVQEEGTENRISEARRKYNEAVQSYNQTVRKMPNAIIAGLFHFNVMPKFEAAAGAEKAPDLDI, encoded by the coding sequence ATGAAGAAAACAGGATGGATCATCTTAGGCGTCATCGTAGTGTTGGTGCTGTGGGTGTTCAGTGGTTATAATGGAATGGTGAGTGAGCAGGAGGCTGCTACCACCGAGTTGTCTAACATGCAGGCTCAGTATCAGCGCCGTGCCGACATGATGCCTCAGCTGGCTAAGATTGTGAAGGCGTATGCCAAGCATGAGAAGGAGACCTTCGAGGAGGTGACCAAGGCTCGTGCCTCTGTGGGACAGGTAAAACTGGATGTAAACAACCTCACCGAGGCTAGCATGAAGCAGTATGCTGCAGCCCAGGGCGAGTTGGCGAATGCCTTCTCCAAGCTGATGCTGGTGGCAGAAAGATATCCTGAGCTGAAGGCGAGTGAGAACTTCAAGGCCCTTCAGGTTCAGGAGGAAGGCACCGAGAATCGCATCAGCGAGGCACGCCGCAAGTACAACGAGGCTGTACAGTCGTATAATCAGACCGTTAGAAAGATGCCTAACGCCATCATCGCCGGTCTCTTCCATTTCAATGTGATGCCAAAGTTCGAGGCAGCCGCAGGCGCCGAGAAGGCACCGGATTTGGATATCTAG
- the glmS gene encoding glutamine--fructose-6-phosphate transaminase (isomerizing), translated as MCGIVGYLGKGEAYPALIKGLKRLEYRGYDSAGVALISDDGSLNVYKAKGKVADLEAFCSDKDISGHVGIAHTRWATHGEPSAVNAHPHYSSSKNLAMIHNGIIENYADIKKNLISKGVEFKSETDTEVLVQLIEYIQVKKELDLLTAVQVALRQVIGAYAIAILDKRNPNQIIAARKQSPLVVGIGENGEFYLGSDASPIIEYTDKVVYLEDGNIAVMRLGEELQVVNSQNVKLNPEVQTVDIDLGQIEKGGFPHFMLKEIFEQPECLRNCMRGRVVSRTVETRVMTDGDDSTSKTETEMGVVLSSITDHRQQLLNAKRIIIVACGTSWHAGLIGKQMIENYCRIPVEVEYASEFRYRNPVVTKDDVVIAISQSGETADTLAAIKLAKENGAFIYGICNSIGSSIARETDTGTYIHVGPEIGVASTKAFTGQVTVLILLALAIGKERGTISESEYQKITEQLWNIPSKMKEVLKLNNKIADLSRTFTYARNFIYLGRGFQYPVALEGALKLKEISYIHAEGYPAAEMKHGPIALIDSDMPVVVIATHNFMYEKVLSNIQEIKARQGRVIAIVSKGDETISKIADEVIELPETLECLEPLLATIPLQLLAYHVAVCKGKDVDQPRNLAKSVTVE; from the coding sequence ATGTGTGGCATTGTAGGATATTTAGGTAAGGGTGAGGCTTATCCAGCCCTTATAAAGGGTTTAAAGCGCCTGGAGTATCGCGGATACGACAGCGCTGGTGTAGCTCTTATCAGTGATGATGGCTCTTTGAACGTGTATAAGGCAAAGGGCAAGGTGGCAGATCTGGAAGCGTTCTGCTCGGACAAGGATATTTCAGGACATGTGGGTATTGCTCATACTCGTTGGGCTACTCACGGAGAGCCTTCTGCTGTGAATGCTCATCCTCATTATTCTTCCAGCAAGAACCTCGCCATGATTCATAATGGTATCATCGAGAACTATGCCGATATCAAGAAGAATCTGATTTCCAAGGGTGTGGAGTTCAAGAGCGAAACCGATACTGAGGTGCTCGTTCAGCTCATCGAATACATCCAGGTAAAGAAGGAGCTTGATCTGTTGACTGCCGTTCAGGTGGCTCTTCGCCAGGTGATTGGTGCATACGCCATCGCCATTCTTGATAAGCGTAACCCTAACCAGATTATTGCTGCACGCAAGCAGAGCCCATTGGTAGTAGGTATCGGCGAGAACGGCGAGTTCTATCTCGGTTCGGATGCCAGCCCTATCATCGAATATACCGACAAGGTGGTTTACCTGGAGGATGGCAACATTGCTGTGATGCGCCTCGGCGAGGAATTGCAGGTGGTGAACAGCCAGAACGTGAAACTCAACCCAGAGGTGCAGACCGTGGATATCGACCTCGGTCAGATAGAGAAGGGCGGTTTCCCTCACTTCATGCTGAAGGAAATCTTCGAGCAGCCTGAATGCCTGCGCAACTGTATGCGTGGCCGTGTGGTGAGCCGCACGGTGGAGACCCGCGTGATGACCGACGGCGACGATTCTACCAGCAAGACGGAGACGGAGATGGGCGTAGTGCTCAGTTCTATCACCGACCATCGCCAGCAGCTCCTCAATGCCAAGAGAATCATCATCGTGGCATGTGGTACATCATGGCACGCCGGACTCATTGGCAAGCAGATGATTGAAAACTACTGCCGCATTCCGGTGGAAGTGGAATATGCATCAGAGTTCCGTTACCGCAATCCTGTGGTAACCAAGGACGACGTGGTTATTGCCATCTCCCAGAGTGGTGAAACCGCTGATACCCTGGCAGCCATCAAGCTTGCCAAGGAAAATGGTGCGTTCATCTATGGTATCTGTAATTCCATCGGCTCTTCCATCGCCCGTGAAACAGATACCGGTACCTACATTCACGTAGGTCCGGAAATCGGTGTTGCCTCTACCAAGGCGTTCACCGGTCAGGTTACCGTTCTCATCCTCCTGGCACTCGCCATCGGTAAGGAGAGAGGTACCATCAGCGAAAGCGAATACCAGAAGATTACAGAGCAGCTCTGGAACATTCCTTCAAAGATGAAGGAAGTGTTGAAGCTGAACAATAAGATAGCTGACTTGAGCCGTACGTTTACATACGCTCGCAATTTCATCTATCTGGGCCGCGGATTCCAGTATCCTGTAGCCCTGGAAGGTGCATTGAAGTTGAAGGAAATTAGCTACATCCACGCTGAAGGTTATCCTGCAGCGGAGATGAAGCATGGCCCTATTGCATTGATTGACAGCGATATGCCTGTGGTAGTTATTGCTACTCACAACTTCATGTACGAGAAGGTCTTGTCTAATATCCAGGAGATTAAAGCCCGTCAGGGCCGTGTCATTGCCATTGTGAGCAAGGGCGACGAAACCATCTCTAAGATTGCCGACGAAGTGATTGAACTCCCTGAGACCTTGGAGTGCCTGGAGCCATTATTGGCTACCATTCCTTTGCAGCTCTTGGCTTACCATGTAGCTGTATGCAAGGGCAAGGATGTTGACCAACCTAGAAACTTGGCCAAGTCAGTTACTGTCGAATAA
- a CDS encoding heavy metal-binding domain-containing protein: MILSTTPTIEGHPIREYRGVVTGETIIGTNFVKDFFASVRDVIGGRSGSYESTLRQAKDTALREMADRAASLGCNAIVGIDLDYETVGNSGSMLMVTCSGTAVII; the protein is encoded by the coding sequence ATGATTTTGAGTACAACTCCAACCATAGAAGGCCACCCTATCCGTGAATATCGTGGCGTAGTGACCGGCGAAACCATCATTGGTACCAACTTTGTGAAGGATTTCTTTGCCAGTGTCCGTGATGTGATAGGTGGAAGAAGCGGTTCTTACGAAAGCACCCTCCGCCAGGCCAAGGATACTGCCCTGAGAGAGATGGCCGACCGTGCCGCATCCCTGGGCTGCAACGCCATCGTGGGCATCGACCTGGATTACGAAACCGTGGGCAACAGCGGCTCCATGCTGATGGTTACGTGCAGCGGAACGGCAGTGATTATATAA
- a CDS encoding HU family DNA-binding protein yields MTKADIINEVAIATGMPKKEVGMVVESFMEEVKKSLIQNKENVYLRGFGSFNIKHRAAKTARNISKNTTLTIPAHDLPSFKPAKSFVEEMQNAQ; encoded by the coding sequence ATGACCAAAGCAGATATCATTAACGAAGTAGCAATCGCTACGGGTATGCCAAAGAAAGAAGTAGGCATGGTAGTGGAGTCGTTCATGGAAGAGGTGAAGAAGAGCCTCATCCAGAACAAGGAGAACGTATACTTGCGTGGTTTCGGCAGCTTCAACATCAAGCACCGTGCAGCCAAGACCGCTCGTAACATCTCCAAGAACACAACCCTCACTATCCCAGCTCACGACCTTCCAAGCTTCAAGCCAGCAAAGAGCTTCGTAGAGGAGATGCAGAACGCTCAGTAA
- the pyk gene encoding pyruvate kinase, which yields MKQTKIVASISDRRCDQDFIRKLFFAGMNVVRMNTAHATEEGIRNIVKNVRAVSPHIGIMIDTKGPEVRTTDVKEPIQYHTGDVVKIFGRPEMESSHDIVNLSYPDIAADVKVGDDILFDDGELDMKVMEVQGPMLVAEVQNEGILGAHKSVNVPGEHIDLPALTAKDRRNIELAIELDIDFIAHSFVRNAADVKAVQDILDAHNSDIKIISKIENQEGVDNIDEIIDACYGIMIARGDLGIEVPIEKIPGIQRRIIAKCVKAQKPVIVATQMLHTMIKNPRPTRAEVTDIANAIFYRTDALMLSGETASGKYPVEAVQTMARIAEQAEKDKSPLNDINPMEDGKIDQKLFLAHAAIEATKQLGVAGIITDGETGQTARDLAAFRGPNPVLAICYKEKLQRWLNLSYGIIPIHQKDYVSSKDMFTAAVRMLRQKGYLDEEDKIAYLSGSFGEGGGTTFVEINKVKKIFDNSYTFNLPSNGVEDK from the coding sequence ATGAAACAAACAAAGATTGTCGCTTCCATCAGCGATCGTAGATGCGATCAGGATTTCATCCGCAAACTCTTTTTTGCCGGCATGAACGTGGTTCGTATGAACACCGCACATGCCACAGAGGAAGGTATCCGCAACATTGTCAAGAACGTTAGAGCCGTGTCTCCACACATCGGTATCATGATTGATACCAAGGGACCAGAGGTGCGCACTACCGACGTGAAGGAGCCTATACAGTATCATACTGGTGACGTGGTGAAAATCTTCGGTCGCCCAGAGATGGAGTCTTCTCACGACATCGTGAACCTGAGCTATCCTGATATTGCTGCCGATGTAAAGGTGGGCGATGACATCTTGTTTGATGACGGTGAGCTCGACATGAAGGTCATGGAGGTGCAGGGACCTATGCTCGTGGCTGAGGTGCAGAACGAGGGTATACTCGGTGCGCACAAGAGCGTGAACGTGCCAGGCGAGCACATCGACCTGCCTGCTCTCACGGCAAAGGACCGCCGCAACATCGAACTTGCCATCGAGCTCGACATCGACTTCATCGCTCACTCCTTCGTGCGCAATGCTGCCGATGTAAAGGCCGTGCAGGATATCCTCGACGCCCACAACAGCGATATCAAGATCATCTCAAAGATAGAGAACCAGGAAGGTGTTGACAACATCGACGAGATCATCGACGCCTGCTACGGTATCATGATTGCCCGTGGTGACCTGGGTATCGAGGTGCCAATCGAGAAAATTCCAGGCATCCAACGCCGCATCATCGCCAAGTGCGTGAAGGCCCAGAAGCCAGTAATCGTGGCTACACAGATGCTCCACACCATGATCAAGAACCCTCGTCCTACCCGTGCCGAGGTAACCGATATCGCCAACGCTATCTTCTATCGCACCGATGCCCTGATGCTTTCAGGCGAAACGGCAAGCGGTAAGTATCCTGTAGAGGCAGTGCAGACCATGGCCCGCATTGCCGAGCAGGCAGAGAAGGATAAGTCGCCACTGAACGACATCAACCCAATGGAGGATGGCAAGATAGACCAGAAACTCTTCCTGGCTCACGCAGCCATCGAGGCTACCAAGCAGTTGGGCGTAGCAGGTATCATCACCGACGGTGAGACCGGTCAGACAGCCCGTGACCTTGCCGCCTTCCGTGGTCCGAACCCAGTGCTTGCCATCTGCTACAAGGAGAAGCTTCAGCGCTGGCTGAACCTGAGCTACGGCATCATCCCAATCCATCAGAAAGACTACGTGTCTTCAAAGGATATGTTTACTGCAGCGGTACGCATGCTTCGCCAGAAGGGCTACCTTGACGAAGAGGATAAGATAGCTTACCTGAGTGGTAGTTTCGGAGAAGGCGGCGGCACCACTTTCGTTGAAATCAACAAGGTGAAGAAGATTTTCGATAATAGTTATACCTTTAATTTGCCTTCAAATGGCGTTGAAGACAAGTAA
- a CDS encoding TPM domain-containing protein, whose amino-acid sequence MLFIGVAFSVLSLAASREWSAQNVPIPFLKDSTQYVSDPDGLVGKAQKDSANLYLQKLKLECGVQNVLIIVGKVENQDAFRMAQDVGNKYGIGYKKSRRGLVIVIAVEDHKYFIAPGSGLEGELTDVDCDDIARACIVKYMREDDPGEAVASVSRAIYNKVKSGRTGIESVDEGTVNGEEDWALVIILFLLFFGVPIYYLVRYILEQVGVLKPRPKGKGRNQNRRRNDDDDWLPPFFMGGGGFSGGGGGGFSGGSFGGGSFSGGGSGGSW is encoded by the coding sequence TTGCTTTTCATAGGAGTGGCTTTCAGCGTGTTGTCGCTGGCTGCCAGCAGGGAGTGGAGCGCACAGAATGTGCCGATTCCGTTCCTCAAAGACTCCACGCAGTATGTTTCCGATCCGGATGGATTGGTGGGGAAGGCGCAGAAGGATTCTGCCAACCTGTACCTGCAGAAGCTGAAACTGGAGTGTGGGGTGCAGAACGTCCTCATCATCGTGGGCAAGGTGGAGAACCAGGATGCCTTCCGCATGGCGCAGGATGTGGGCAACAAGTATGGCATCGGATATAAGAAGAGCCGAAGAGGACTGGTCATCGTCATCGCAGTGGAAGATCATAAGTATTTCATTGCTCCGGGTAGCGGACTGGAAGGCGAGCTGACGGATGTTGACTGCGACGACATTGCCCGTGCCTGCATCGTGAAATACATGCGAGAGGATGATCCGGGCGAGGCTGTGGCATCCGTGAGCCGTGCTATATATAATAAGGTGAAGAGCGGACGTACCGGAATAGAATCGGTAGACGAGGGTACGGTGAATGGAGAAGAAGACTGGGCGCTGGTTATCATCCTCTTCCTTCTCTTCTTCGGAGTTCCGATTTATTACCTCGTCAGATATATCCTGGAGCAGGTGGGTGTGCTGAAGCCAAGACCTAAGGGAAAGGGTAGGAACCAGAATAGAAGAAGAAATGATGACGACGACTGGTTGCCGCCGTTCTTCATGGGTGGAGGCGGCTTCTCCGGAGGTGGAGGAGGCGGCTTCTCTGGCGGTTCCTTCGGCGGCGGTAGCTTCTCGGGCGGCGGATCCGGAGGAAGCTGGTGA